The Candidatus Dormiibacterota bacterium genome segment TCTGCACCGCCGGCTCGCGTCTGTTCGTCGAGGAAGCGGTGCACGACGCTCTGCTGGAGAGATTGATCCCCTTCACCTCGAAGCTGCAGCAGGGGGACCCGCTCGACCCGAAGACGCGACTCGGCCCGCAGGTCAGCGAGGCGCAGATGAGACGCGTGCTGTCGTACGTCGACAAGGGGAAGGAGGAAGGGGCACGTCTCGTGACCGGCGGCGAGCGCTCTCCGGGACGGGGATTCTTCGTGCGGCCGACGATCTTCGACGACGTGAAGAACGACATGACGATCGCGCGGGAGGAGATCTTCGGACCGGTCCTGTCGGTGCTGCGCTTCCGCGACCTCGAGGAGGTCGTGCGCCTGGCGAACGACACGCCGTACGGGCTCGCCGCGGCGGTCTGGACCAGGGACATCAAGAGGGCCCACCGCGCCGCCCGGCTATTGCGGGCCGGCACCGTGTGGATCAACACCTACGGCCTGTACGACAACGCCATGCCGTTCGGCGGGTACAAGATGAGCGGCTTCGGACGCGAGCTGGGACACGACGGCCTGATGGAATACACCCAGACCAAGTCGGTCTGGGTCGATCTCTCCTGAACCCTCCCCGGAGACGCCGATGCCCCAGGCGCTCGTTTCTATGCGGACCGAGAGCGGGATCGCCGTTCTTGAGCTTTGCAATCCCCCCGCCAACACCTATTCCTACGAGATGATGCAGGAGCTCGACGCCGCCATCCTGAAGGCCCGGCTGGACGAGACGGTGCATGTCCTGGTGCTGCGCGGCGCGGGCGACCGGTTCTTCTGCGCCGGCGCCGACATCAACATGCTCAAGAGCGTCACGCCGCGGTTCAAGTACTTCTTCTGCCTGCACGCCAACGAGACGCTGAACCGCCTTGAGCAGACTCCGAAGCTCGTCATTGCGGCGCTCAACGGTCATGCGGTCGGGGGCGGGCTGGAAATCGCCATGGCGGGAGATATCCGCATCGCCAGGAGGGGGGGTGGCACCATCGGTCTGCCCGAGGTCGCGCTGGGGGTCCTTCCCGGCACGGGCGGGACGCAGCGCCTCGCGAGGCTCGTGGGAAAGGGGAAGGCGATCGAGCTCCTGGCCACCGGCCGGATCTTTTCCTTCGAAGAGGCCGCGGCGATCGGACTCGTGACGCGCGTCCTCGAGCCTGAAAACTGGTGGGAAAGCGTGATGGACTACGCCCGCCAGTTCTGTCCGCCCGGCAAGGCGAGCCTGGCGGTCGGCCGGATCAAGCGAAGCGTCGTCACCGGGAGCGAAATGTCCTTCTCCGACGCCCTGGCCCTCGAGCGCGAGCTGCAGCAGCAGCTGTTCGAGTCGGAGGACGCCCAGGAGGGACTGCGCGCCTACACCGAGAAGCGGACTCCCCGGTTCAAGGGCGTCTGACGGGAGTCACCCGCATGAAGGCGGTCGTCATCCGGAGACACGGAGGTGTCGAGGTCCTCGAGATCGCCGACCTGCCGAAGCCGCAGGCGGGGCCCGGCCAAGTGCTCCTGAAGTTGAAGGCGGCCGGCATGAACCACCTGGACACCTGGGTCCGCCGCGGGCTTCCCGGGATAACCCTTCCACTCCCGATGATTCCCGGCTCGGACGGCGCCGGGGTCGTCGAGGAGGTCGGTCCCGGAGTGCGCGATCCGAAGCCCGGCGACCGGGTGTTCGTCTCGCCCGGATACTCCTGCGGCCGCTGCATCGAGTGCGGCTCGGGCCGGGAGCCGCTGTGCAAGGATTACGGGATCTTCGGGGAGCATGGCAACGGCCTCCAGGCAGAATACGCGGCCCTTCCGGCCCTGAACGTCATGCCGCTTGCGGACGGGTTGTCGTTCGAGGAGGGGGCGGCCTTCCCGCTCGTGTTCCTGACGGCCTGGCACATGCTGATCGGCCGGGCCCGGTTGCGCCTCGGCGACGACGTCCTGGTCCACGCCGGCGGGAGCGGAGTCGGCACGGCGGCCATCCAGATCGCGAAGCTCCACGGAGCGCGCGTCATCGCGACCATCGGCTCGCACGACAAGGCGGCGAAGGTGAGAGGCCTGGGGGCCGACGAGGTGGTGAACTACCGCGAAGTCGATTTCCTCGAGGAGGTCCGCCGGATCACCGGCAAACGGGGTGTCGACGTGGTGGTCGAGAGCGTCGGCGAGGAGACCTGGGACCGGAGCCTCAAGGCGCTCGCCCGGGGCGGACGCCTGGTGACGTGCGGGGCGACCAGCGGCTACGAGGGTCGGACCGACCTCCGTTACGTCTTCTCGAGGGGGCTGTCGATTCTCGGATCGACCATGGGCGGGCGCGCCGAGCTGCTGCGCGTCGCCCGCCTGGTGGGGGATAGACTTCTGAGACCGATCATCGATCGGATCCTGCCTCTCGAGCAGGTCGCCGACGGTCATCGCGCCATGGCCGGGCGCTCGCTGTTCGGCAAGATCGTGCTCGCGCCGTGAAGCGCGCGCGCCCTCGTCCGGCGAGACGAAGCACGGCCGCGGCGCGCCGCCGGCCGGCGACAGCCCTTCCCGCCCGCTTCAGGAGCCTCCGGGTCGAGTCCTCGGACGGCATCGCCGTCGTCACGATCCACCGGCCCGAGGCCCGGAACGCCATCAATCTTGAAGTGGTGAACGAGATGCACGCGGCGTTGTCGGGGCTGGCCGACGACGCGAGGACGCGTGTCCTGATCCTGACCGGTTCGGGTAGGATGGCCTTCGCCTCGGGCGCCGACATCCGCGAGCTTCGCGACCGCCGGGCCGCCGACGCCCTGCGCGGAATCAACTCGAGCCTGTTCATGACGATCGAGCGATTCCCGCTGCCGACCATCGCGGCGGTGTCGGGATACGCGCTGGGGGGCGGCTGCGAGCTGGCCCTCGCCTGCGATCTGCGCATCGCCGGGGAATCGGCCCGCTTCGGGCAGCCGGAGGTCGGGCTCGGCATCATTCCCGCCGCCGGGGGGACCTACCGCCTGCCGCGCATCGTCGGCGCCGGCCGGGCCCGGGAGCTCATCCTGACCGGCCGGATCATCGACGCCGACGAGGCGCTCGCCATCGGACTGGTGAACCGCCTGGTGCCCGACGAGCGGGTCCTTCAGGAGGCCCGGGCGACGGCGCTCGTAATGGCCCGCAAGGGACCGCTCGCCCTGCGCGCCGCCAAGATGGCCCTCGCCGCCTCGGCCTACGGGCCGGACGCAGGACACGTCGCCGAGCGTCTGGCGCAGGCCATCCTGTTCGAGTCGGCCGACAAGCGGGAAGGGATGACCGCCTTCCTGGAGGGGCGGCCGCCGCGCTTCGCCGGAAAGTAGCGGGCCGCATCACGCATGGTCATCGACGCCCACATCCACGTCCAGCCCTGGAGACAGCTCAGGCCGGCGGCGCTCGACCGCATCGCGAGCGGCCGGCGTGATCTCGATCTGATTCGCCGACTGTTCGATGACCCGCCGGCGTTCCTGCGCTTCCTGGACGAACAGGGGATCGATCGCGCCGTTCTGGTGAACTACGTCAGCCCTGATGTCATCGGGTTCACGGACGAGGTGAACGAGTGGATCGGCAACTACTGCCGACGCCACGCCGACCGCCTGATCGCGGTCGGTGGCGTGCACCCGCGCCTGACGCCGGACCCGGCCGGGGCGCTGCAGCACATCGTCGAGAAGGACGGCATCCGCGCTCTCAAGCTCCACCCGCCGCACCAGCACTTCTTCCCGAACGGCTACCGGGACGGCGGAAGCCTGCCGGGCCTCGCCGACCTGTACGAGAGGGCGCAGACCCTCCGGATCCCGATCATCGTCCACACCGGCACGTCGATCTTTCCGGACGCGCGCAACACGTACGGCGACCCGATGCCGCTCGACGACGTGGCGGTCGATTTCCCGCAGCTGACGATCATCATGGCCCACGGCGGCCGGCCGCTCTGGATGGAGACCTGCTTCTTCCTGCTGCGCCGGCACCCGAACGTTTACATGGACATCTCGGGGATCCCGCCGAAGGCCCTCCTGCAGTACTTCCCCCGGATCGAGCAGGTCGCGCACAAGACGTTGTTCGGCACCGACTGGCCGAGCCCCGGAGTCGAGAGCCCGGGCGGCAACGTCCAGGCGTTCAGGGCCCTGGCGCTCCGTGCCGAGGCGATGGAGGCGATCCTCGGCGGGACCGCCGGGAGGATCTTCGCGAAGCGTTGAGGGTCAAGTCGCTCAGACCGTGGGGATCTTGCGCCCGTCGGGAGTCCGTTCCGGTCCCGGATCCCCGCCCCATACGACACTCGCATCGCGCGGGAAGAGCTCGACGAGACGCTCCTTGTCGGTCTCGGCCATCTCCAGGAACTCAACTCCCACTGCGTAGCCGATGCCGGTGTCGATGTTCGCCCGGACCGAGGCGACCCGGCCGCTGACCGCGATCGGCTTTTCCTCCGTATTCCGGTAGATCCGCAGGGCGAGGTGCTCCCCCCCCTTGATGCGCGCGAGGGTGTCGAACCCGATGCCCCCCTCGCTCACCGCGTTCGAGTAGCCGAGGAACTCGCGGATGAACCGGCCGCGCGCGACCGGCAGGACGACGGGGTAGCGCGGGTGCTGCCTGAGGCGCATTCCGAGCATGGCGGCGATCTTCTCCTGCAGGAGCGCCGCCGGGATGGAGGCGCGCACCACGTCGGTGCAACCGGCCTCCCTGAACAGGAACTCCTGCGTGTCGTCCGAGGCCAGCGCGAGGATCGGGATGCCGCGCGTCCGGTCGTCCTGACGGATCCGCCGGCAGAGATCCGGCGCGCCCATGTCGGACGCCTCGGGGGCCAGGACGATGAGGTCGGGGCGATCGGTCGCGGCCACATCGAGCAGGACCGAGCCGGCCCCGGCCGACAGCGCCTTGAGACAGGCCCTGGCGAGAAAGTGGGGTCTGCCGCTGTCGATGCGATCGCGGACCGATTCGCTCCACAGAACCTGCTTGACCAAAGGGCTCCCTTGCCCCGGCGCGGGTCACCCCGGCACGCGCGCCATATTGTGGAAGCGTAGCACACAAAGACGGCCTCCCGCGCTCCGTTCGGCCGGAAGCATCTCCGAGCCATCCGGCAGCCAAGGAGAATCTTTGCACGGAGATCACTTGCGCGGCCCGCGACCGGGCGATATTCTGGATGCCGACGCCGGCTGAGGCCGGGAGAAGGGTGGACGTGATCCTCGCTTCGATTCTCAACAGCTACCCGCGCATCGGGGACCGGCCCGCGGAGCAGATCCTGCGCCGGGCGCTGCATGGCGTCGACCGGGGAGAGCTCCAGCCGTCGGAGGTGGCCGGGGCCGAAGACGAGATGACCCGCATGGCCCTCCGGGATCAGTCCGAGGCCGGGATGGATCTCCTCACTGACGGGCAGATCCGCTGGCACGACCCGGTGTCGCACGTGGCGCGCGGGCTGGCCGGATTCCGGATCGAAGGGCTGCTGCGCTACTTCGATACGAACACCTACTATCGCCAGCCGGCGGCGGCCGGACCGATCGGCCGCGAGCGGCCGTTCCTGGCCGAAGCCTACCGCTTCGCGTCGGCCGCCGCGGCGCCCCGCCCGGTGAAGGGGATCGTCACCGGCCCGATCACTCTCGCCCGGCTGTCGCGCGATACGCGCGGGCGCGGCATGCGCGACCTGGCGCTCGAGATCGCCTCCGCCCTGAACCGCGAGCTCCTGGACCTCGAGGCGGCCGGCGCCGCGATCATCCAGGTCGACGAGCCGGTCCTGGCGCGGTTCCCGGAAGCCGCGGATCTTCTTCGCCTCGCGATGCGCCGGCTGGTGGCCGGCCTGACTTCCGCGCGGATCATCCTCGCGACCTCATTCGGCGACGCGACTCCCTTCTCCGGCGACCTCGCCGCTCTCCCCGTGGCGATGCTCGGCTTCGACGTGGTGGCCGCCCTGGACCGGATGAAAACCACGGCGACCGCCAGGGAGGAGATCGCCGCCGCGGCCGCCGGCCTCGGGACCCGGCTGGCCGCCGGCCTCGTTCCGGGGACCGGTCTCCTGCTCGGCGTCATCGACGGCCGGAACACGCGGCTGGAGGATCCCGGAGAGACCTACGAGCAGCGCGTGCGGCCCATTCTCGAGGCGCTGCGGGCCTCCCAACGGGCCACGTCCGAGGTGCACCTCGCCCCGAACCACGGCCTGGAGTTCCTGCCCCGCGATACGGCGCGGGCGAAGCTGTCACGACTGGCGGCCTTGCGCGACCGGGCCAGACAGGAGTTCGCATGAGCGACATCGCGCCTCTCGCGGACGGCGACGCCCGGGAGGCTCCGGCGCTGCCTGCCGGACTTCTCCTGCCGCTCAGCACGATCGGGTCGTTCCCCAAGCCGGAGCGGCTGAAGCGGGCGCGCGCCGAGGTCTCCCGCGGCGGCGACGCGGAGTCGCTGCACGCCATCGAGCGCGAGGAGACCAGCGCATGCCTCCGGCTTCAGGAAGACCTGGGCCTCGACCTGCTGGTGGACGGCGAGATGTACCGCGGCGACATGACGACCTATTTCGCCGAGAACCTGGAAGGGTTCCGCATCTCGGGGCTGGTGCGCTCGTACGGCAACCGCTACTACCGGAAGCCGGTCGTGGTCGGCGAGGTGCGCTGGAGTCGTCCGGTCACGGTCGAGTGGTTCCGCTACGCCAGCGGGCAGACGCGCCATCCGGTGAAGGCGATCCTGACCGGCCCCTATACCTTGATGGACTGGGCGTTCGACGAGCACTACGCCTCGCGCGAATCGCTGGCCCTGGCGCTGGCCGACGTGGTCCGCCAGGAGTGCGAGGCGCTGGTCGCGGCCGGCGCGCGCTACGTCCAGATCGACGAGCCGGCCGTTTCGGTGCGCCCGGACGAGATCGATCTCGCGATTCGCGCCATGCACCGGGTCACCGACGGTCTGCGCGCCAGGACGATCACGCACATCTGCTATGGAGACTTCGCGGCCATCTATCCCCGCCTGCTGGACCTGCCCGTGGAGCAGTTCACCCTGGAGCTGTCGAACTCGGCCCTCGGCCTGCTCGATCTGTTCCGCACCTCGCCGTTCACGAAGGAGCTGGGGGCGGGCGTGCTGGACGTCCACCACCACGCCATCGAGACGGTCGAAGTGGTGAAGGAGCGCATCCGGGCGGCGCTCGGCGTCGTGCCGGCGTCCCGTCTCTGGATCAACCCGGACTGCGGTCTCAAGACCCGCTCCCCCGAAGAGGCGGAAGCCAAGATCAGGAACATGGTCGCGGCCACCCTCGAGGTGCGGCGCAGCCTCTGACCCGGGAGGGGAAAGAACACCTCCTACGGAACTCCGCCGCACGCGCCGTTCGGCATCGGGCGTCTCTGGCCGTTCTTGCCCCTGCCGGCGGAGCCCTCGCCGCAGCGGTCGCTCGCGGTCACCAGATAGTAATGGCTCGTCGTGCCGGTGGGGGTGATGTCGAGAAACCGGTTGCCGGCGCCGTCCGAGGCGCCGGTCACGTGGCACAGAAGCGGCACGTGCGAGTACCAGCTTCCGAGCGTCCCCTCGTAGATGTTGTAGGCCGGGACCGTCGCACCCTGGTCTTCCCAGGTCAGGCGCAGGCCGGAGCCGCTCCCCGTCACCCCGACGGGGTGGAACGAGCCGGGCAGCGATACGGTGCCCGGCGGTCCCTGGCCGAAGGCGATGCCGGTCAGGCCGGAGATGAGGGGCGAGAATTGCACCCGCCGGTCCGCCACGCCGTCCCCATCGTCGTCCGGCAGCGCCAGGACCCGGCTGGCGCTGTCGACGACGTACAGCACGTCCTGGTCGTCGAACGCCAGTCCCGAGAAGGCGTCGAGAGAGAGCCCGGGCGCATAGGTCGTCACGCTGTCGGCGACACCATCTCCGTCCCGATCGACGATCCGATCGATCTCGCCCAGGGAGATGTTTCCGGCGAACACCTCCCCGGCGCGGTGCGCGATGATGTTCACATAGGGGGACGCGTCGGCCAGGAAGACGGTGGATGTGTCGGCCACCCCGTCGTTGTCCGAATCGCGGTACGCGATCAGGCCGCCGATCCCGTTGAAGGACACATCGAAGACGTAGAGGGTCCCCGCCTCGTCGGCGGACACGCCCAGGACCGACTGCGGAGCCGGCGCGAACGGGGTGGTGCGTTCCGGCAGCGCATCTCCGCCGGAATCGAGCATCTCGAAAAGCGGCGCGGCGCTGAACAGGTCTCCGGTGAACAGGTATTCCGCTCCGGCGCGCCGGGCGCCGCCGAGGGCCCGCGTGTCGCCGACGGACGTCGGAACGACCACCGTCCGGTCGAACGTGAAATCACCGGTGTCGTCGTAGAGGGCGAACACGGTCTGCGACTGGTTCCCCAGGCAGACGCCACCGTCGCGCCGCGTGACAATCGCGCCCAGCCCGCTCCCGGCGCCGGAGGCGAACACCGATTGCCCGTCGAAGCGGAGGTCGTGGTCGCTGTCGGAGATGGCGTAGATCGCCCCGTCCCCGTTCGAACTGGCGTAGAGAACCCTCCCGCCGCACGTGCCGGTCCGCACTTCCGGAATCGAGCAGCGCACTGTCATCGAATAGTCGCCGACGGTGCGCGCGTCGCTGCCGGTGAACGTGCTGTCGTTGAAGGACGCCGCCGCGATGTAATAGGTTCCCGGGGAAAGGAGATCCACGTTGAGGATGGGGTCGAAGGACACCGTGTTGTCGGCGAAACCCAGGCGGTTGCCCGCCGCGTCGAACACGCCGACGATCGGGTCGAGGGGAGAGCCGCTCCTAGCCGCGTTGATGTCGACCTGCAGCGCGGTGGCGTTCGTGATCGACAGCGCGTAGTAATCAATGTCCCCCTGCGGCACGATCGAAGCGTGCACCGTCTGCTCGCACGTGACCGGCGTGGCCGAGGCGCGCGTGTTGTTCGGCTCGTTCGGATCGGGCGCGGCGACGTTGGTCAGGAAATCGATCCCCGTGACGGTCTGGCCGGCCGCGACGTCGATCGCGACCCGGTCGGTCGCCAGGTCGAAGCCCGACTCGGTGGCCCCGTCGTAGAACTCCGGCGGGAACGACGTGTTGAAACCGGTGAAGTGGGTGTTCGACTGGGTGAACGGGTTGCTCGTTCCCACCAGCGGCTCCAGACGCAGAGAGTAGCTCCCCGGCGGCAGGCCGACGATGGTGTATCCCCCTCCCGGTCCTCCCCCCTGCACGTCCGAGATCACTCCGACCACCGGTACGTCCGGAGCGGAGGCGGCCACCGCCACGACGTGCGCCCCCTTGATGGGACTGAACGTCCCGCCGTCCAGCACCCGTCCGGAGATCGTCCCCATGGTCGAGGCGAGCGTGCTGTTCGGATAGATGAACGACACGCCGGACATGTCGTCCTGCGACAGGCTGCGCCCCTGGATGGTCCGGGACCCGTACGGGTACAGGGTGGCCTGGGAGGAGAAGTCTCCCGACGTGAAGCCGGACACCTCCAGGCCGGTCGACGCGAACCGGCCCGCCACGGCGCTGTGGTCGAAGCCAAGGCAGTGACCCATCTCGTGGGTCGAGAGCTCGCCCAGATCGTACGTGGTCGGACCGAGGTTCTGGTTCGGGTTCGCCGGGGTCGTGGTGCTGAAGGTGTAGAGCCGCTCGTTGAAAACGATATCGCAGTCGGTGATCCGGCCGTCCCCCGCCACATAGAAGAAGGAGACCGCGATGGCGCTGCTGAGATGGTTGGACGTGTCGGTCTCCGCGAAGTAGACGCGGTTGATGCCGTCGTTCCCGAGACCGGCCCCGGCGTCGATGGGGCTCGCCAGGTTGAAGCGGGCCCCCTCGGTGATCGTGGCGTTGGAGGTCGGAACGTCCGTCCAGCGCTGCATGCTCGCCTGGAGCGTCGTGATGTCCGACCCGTCGGTGATCCGGAACGAGGCGTCCTGCTCGAGGCGCAGCACGAGGTTGCCACCCAGCTGGAACACCCCGA includes the following:
- a CDS encoding enoyl-CoA hydratase/isomerase family protein; amino-acid sequence: MPQALVSMRTESGIAVLELCNPPANTYSYEMMQELDAAILKARLDETVHVLVLRGAGDRFFCAGADINMLKSVTPRFKYFFCLHANETLNRLEQTPKLVIAALNGHAVGGGLEIAMAGDIRIARRGGGTIGLPEVALGVLPGTGGTQRLARLVGKGKAIELLATGRIFSFEEAAAIGLVTRVLEPENWWESVMDYARQFCPPGKASLAVGRIKRSVVTGSEMSFSDALALERELQQQLFESEDAQEGLRAYTEKRTPRFKGV
- a CDS encoding zinc-binding dehydrogenase, which encodes MKAVVIRRHGGVEVLEIADLPKPQAGPGQVLLKLKAAGMNHLDTWVRRGLPGITLPLPMIPGSDGAGVVEEVGPGVRDPKPGDRVFVSPGYSCGRCIECGSGREPLCKDYGIFGEHGNGLQAEYAALPALNVMPLADGLSFEEGAAFPLVFLTAWHMLIGRARLRLGDDVLVHAGGSGVGTAAIQIAKLHGARVIATIGSHDKAAKVRGLGADEVVNYREVDFLEEVRRITGKRGVDVVVESVGEETWDRSLKALARGGRLVTCGATSGYEGRTDLRYVFSRGLSILGSTMGGRAELLRVARLVGDRLLRPIIDRILPLEQVADGHRAMAGRSLFGKIVLAP
- a CDS encoding enoyl-CoA hydratase-related protein → MKRARPRPARRSTAAARRRPATALPARFRSLRVESSDGIAVVTIHRPEARNAINLEVVNEMHAALSGLADDARTRVLILTGSGRMAFASGADIRELRDRRAADALRGINSSLFMTIERFPLPTIAAVSGYALGGGCELALACDLRIAGESARFGQPEVGLGIIPAAGGTYRLPRIVGAGRARELILTGRIIDADEALAIGLVNRLVPDERVLQEARATALVMARKGPLALRAAKMALAASAYGPDAGHVAERLAQAILFESADKREGMTAFLEGRPPRFAGK
- a CDS encoding amidohydrolase family protein; translation: MVIDAHIHVQPWRQLRPAALDRIASGRRDLDLIRRLFDDPPAFLRFLDEQGIDRAVLVNYVSPDVIGFTDEVNEWIGNYCRRHADRLIAVGGVHPRLTPDPAGALQHIVEKDGIRALKLHPPHQHFFPNGYRDGGSLPGLADLYERAQTLRIPIIVHTGTSIFPDARNTYGDPMPLDDVAVDFPQLTIIMAHGGRPLWMETCFFLLRRHPNVYMDISGIPPKALLQYFPRIEQVAHKTLFGTDWPSPGVESPGGNVQAFRALALRAEAMEAILGGTAGRIFAKR
- a CDS encoding PilZ domain-containing protein; translation: MVKQVLWSESVRDRIDSGRPHFLARACLKALSAGAGSVLLDVAATDRPDLIVLAPEASDMGAPDLCRRIRQDDRTRGIPILALASDDTQEFLFREAGCTDVVRASIPAALLQEKIAAMLGMRLRQHPRYPVVLPVARGRFIREFLGYSNAVSEGGIGFDTLARIKGGEHLALRIYRNTEEKPIAVSGRVASVRANIDTGIGYAVGVEFLEMAETDKERLVELFPRDASVVWGGDPGPERTPDGRKIPTV
- a CDS encoding methionine synthase, whose translation is MSDIAPLADGDAREAPALPAGLLLPLSTIGSFPKPERLKRARAEVSRGGDAESLHAIEREETSACLRLQEDLGLDLLVDGEMYRGDMTTYFAENLEGFRISGLVRSYGNRYYRKPVVVGEVRWSRPVTVEWFRYASGQTRHPVKAILTGPYTLMDWAFDEHYASRESLALALADVVRQECEALVAAGARYVQIDEPAVSVRPDEIDLAIRAMHRVTDGLRARTITHICYGDFAAIYPRLLDLPVEQFTLELSNSALGLLDLFRTSPFTKELGAGVLDVHHHAIETVEVVKERIRAALGVVPASRLWINPDCGLKTRSPEEAEAKIRNMVAATLEVRRSL